A window of the Lactuca sativa cultivar Salinas chromosome 7, Lsat_Salinas_v11, whole genome shotgun sequence genome harbors these coding sequences:
- the LOC111882247 gene encoding uncharacterized methyltransferase At2g41040, chloroplastic, with amino-acid sequence MASTSSSSVNHLLRPIHHRTLLIPKSPSPFKYTHLSSSLRYPSLRIRATSDLVATVSEAITQLQDLGERDLFSCPVCFEPLTRKGPPGFNLPAIYRSGFKCGKCNKSYSSKNMYLDLTVIAGAKDYVEIQPSRTELFRSPLVSFLYERGWRQNFNLSGFPGPDEEFNMAQDYFKPTEGGTLVDVSCGSGLFSRKFAKSGIYSKVIALDFSENMLRQCYDFIKLDDTISSSNLALVRADVSRLPFSSGSIDAVHAGAALHCWPSPSNAIAEINRILRSGGVFVGTTFLRSTSSTPAILRPFDRRISGNYNYLTEEEIEDLIKSCGFTNYTSKVQQAFIMFSAQKP; translated from the exons ATGGCCTCAACCTCCTCTTCCTCTGTTAATCATTTGCTCCGCCCTATTCATCATCGTACCTTATTAATTCCTAAATCCCCTTCTCCTTTTAAGTATACCCACTTAAGTTCTTCCCTCCGATACCCGTCTTTAAGAATTCGAGCGACTTCCGACCTCGTTGCTACAGTATCG GAAGCAATCACTCAACTTCAAGATTTAGGCGAACGTGATTTGTTCTCATGCCCTGTGTGTTTCGAACCACTTACAAGAAAAGGTCCTCCAGGTTTCAATTT GCCAGCAATCTATCGATCTggtttcaaatgtggaaagtgcAATAAATCATATTCAAGTAAAAACATGTATCTTGATCTTACTGTAATTGCTGGAGCAAAAGATTATGTTGAAATTCAACCATCTCGTACTGAGTTATTTCG GAGTCCATTGGTTTCATTTTTGTATGAACGAGGATGGCGTCAAAATTTTAACCTTAGTGGCTTTCCTGGCCCAGATGAAGAG TTCAACATGGCTCAAGACTACTTCAAACCAACAGAAGGTGGAACTTTAGTAGATGTTAGTTGTGGAAGCGGTTTATTTTCCCGCAAGTTTGCAAAATCAGGAATTTACTCAAAAGTCATCGCTCTTGATTTTTCTGAAAATATGCTCCGTCaatgttatgattttataaaacttGACGATACAATTTCAAGCTC AAATCTTGCACTAGTAAGGGCAGATGTTTCCAGGCTTCCATTCTCATCAGGTTCAATTGATGCAGTTCATGCTGGTGCGGCTTTGCATTGTTGGCCATCCCCTTCGAATGCA ATTGCAGAAATTAATCGTATATTACGAAGTGGCGGTGTGTTTGTTGGGACAACATTTCTACGATCAACTTCATCAACTCCTGCAATACTAAGGCCTTTTGACCGG AGGATTTCTGGGAATTATAATTATTTAACAGAAGAAGAGATAGAGGACTTGATCAAATCATgtggttttacaaactacacaagcAAAGTTCAGCAAGCTTTCATTATGTTTTCTGCACAGAAGCCATGA